In Ostrea edulis chromosome 6, xbOstEdul1.1, whole genome shotgun sequence, a single window of DNA contains:
- the LOC125647108 gene encoding zinc finger protein 862-like — protein MWPIKWNSGATGTKRKEKDGQKDNDGDKGSKRERKFHKKWLDDWKWLVYDGYMMFCKVCISYEESGKGRSKYPINFVKGSNNFRTSALLDHEKSTFHKDATDFETTKTNPKEAPARRSLLALQEHKRKTLELYFRNIHGIVKSKRPISDFLWLNKLDIARGILDSGETYNNCKAATCFMENSAEVEREGILESVKNAKFFSLTMDGSTDEASIEQETLFVRYCVQGDVCTKFLTIGEPASTSSADLYTFVTTNLKKRELNKGISLIGFGCDGAANMMCKKGGLVTLLQKDFPELLACHCLAHRLELSFRDMVKGDKKYERLSTLLLGIFYFYKRSPKQHSNLRHTFEVMNVKGTLPHRVSGSRWMPHMQRALKSLFSSFPGYVSHMQNESHTNPKAEGLVKIMCNFQVIVYATVLLDVLNPLVRLSLFLQSKDVTLADVHLMVQSTLSHLKSLDQKKSDTLLNLEETKEVAGMPLTSAGPFDSDSLIKKMVTGMTKAISIRFADLGDEVKFTKIANFRNWPMEELKGNND, from the exons ATGTGGCCGATAAAGTGGAATTCGGGTGCCACAGgtactaaaagaaaagaaaaagacggTCAGAAAGACAATGATGGGGATAAAGGAAGTAAGAGGGAAAGAAAATTCCACAAGAAATGGCTAGATGATTGGAAATGGCTGGTCTATGATGGATATATGATGTTTTGTAAAGTTTGCATCTCTTACGAAGAATCGGGGAAAGGTCGGTCAAAATATCCAATAAATTTTGTGAAAGGTTCAAATAACTTTAGAACTAGCGCTTTATTAGATCATGAGAAGTCGACTTTTCACAAAGATGCAACAGATTTTGAGACCACGAAAACGAATCCAAAGGAGGCACCAGCTAGAAGATCCTTGTTAGCTCTCCAAGAGCACAAGCGGAAAACTTTGGAACTTTACTTTAGAAACATCCATGGTATTGTTAAAAGTAAGAGACCGATTAGTGATTTTCTGTGGCTTAACAAGTTGGACATTGCTAGGGGTATCCTTGACAGTGGCGAGACGTACAATAACTGTAAAGCAGCTACTTGTTTTATGGAGAACAGTGCAGAAGTCGAACGAGAGGGTATTTTAGAGTCAGTTAAAAATGCAAAGTTTTTCAGCCTCACAATGGATGGATCTACGGATGAAGCTTCAATAGAGCAGGAGACACTTTTTGTGAGATACTGTGTTCAAGGTGACGTTTGTACAAAATTTCTTACAATTGGAGAGCCAGCCTCAACTTCTTCTGCTGATTTGTACACTTTTGTTACCACTAATCTGAAGAAGCGTGAATTGAATAAGGGCATCTCATTGATTGGTTTTGGATGTGATGGTGCAGCAAATATg aTGTGCAAAAAAGGAGGCCTGGTGACACTGCTGCAAAAGGATTTTCCAGAACTGTTGGCCTGTCATTGTTTGGCTCATAGACTAGAACTTTCTTTTCGTGACATGGTCAAGGGAGATAAAAAGTATGAGCGTCTGTCTACCCTACTCCTTGGTATATTCTACTTTTACAAAAGGAGCCCAAAGCAACACAGTAATCTCAGACACACCTTTGAG GTGATGAATGTAAAGGGCACACTTCCCCACAGAGTATCAGGCAGTCGCTGGATGCCACAcatgcaaagagcattaaagtCGCTCTTTTCAAGTTTTCCTGGATATGTCTCTCATATGCAGAATGAGTCGCATACCAATCCCAAAGCAGAGGGTCTGGTGAAAATCATGTGCAACTTCCAAGTTATTGTTTATGCCACAGtgttactg GATGTCTTGAATCCACTGGTCAGACTATCCCTCTTTCTACAGTCCAAGGATGTGACACTAGCTGATGTCCATTTGATGGTACAATCCACTCTCAGCCATTTAAAATCTCTGGATCAGAA GAAGAGTGATACTCTTTTAAACTTGGAAGAAACCAAGGAAGTTGCAGGCATGCCATTAACATCTGCAGGGCCCTTTGACAGTGATTCTTTAATTAAGAAAATGGTTACTGGCATGACAAAGGCAATAAGTATTAGATTTGCAGATCTTGGAGATGaagtgaaatttacaaaaattgcCAACTTTAGAAACTGGCCGATGGAGGAATTGAAAGGTAATAATGATTAA
- the LOC130047011 gene encoding uncharacterized protein LOC130047011, with protein MGIQDILTVMDLLRTLPATSVVNEASFNQMKMTKTNRRQRLSNKHLDDCMVIQLESTDILNFDPTEAINKWMTSSKQPRRLTYARSTCNKNSEQQGEDIMIQEVTQDEEPRNTTVAESDPETADDCDYETDCDSDNEQTEDFNDRAIEQTVHEMEIEINY; from the exons ATGGGCATCCAGGACATTCTAACTGTTATGGACTTACTGCGTACACTCCCTGCCACTTCTGTTGTCAATGAGGCCTCCTTCAACCAGATGAAAATGACCAAGACAAACAGGAGACAGCGTTTGAGTAACAAGCACCTTGATGATTGCATGGTTATTCAGCTGGAGTCGACTGATATTTTGAACTTTGATCCAACAGAAGCAATTAATAAATGGATG ACATCAAGTAAGCAGCCAAGAAGATTGACCTACGCTAGATCTACTTGCAACAAGAACAGCGAACAACAAGGCGAAGACATTATGATTCAGGAAGTGACACAGGATGAGGAACCTAGGAATACAACAGTTGCTGAATCGGACCCTGAGACTGCAGATGACTGTGACTACGAGACGGACTGTGACTCTGACAACGAACAGACAGAAGACTTTAATGACAGAGCAATTGAACAAACTGTGCATGAAatggaaatagaaataaattattaG